The following are encoded in a window of Leptodactylus fuscus isolate aLepFus1 chromosome 9, aLepFus1.hap2, whole genome shotgun sequence genomic DNA:
- the LOC142218223 gene encoding uncharacterized protein LOC142218223: MANVSGHVVTNGSEEEDTQAGDGGIPPCFPVPLPKKRKLILHLDLNNTILVSDAATGQGPRAALNSYLSTVVWGRIGDTGEWQLVSDQPSVKPPCEDATNYYTYFGRDGNFVDGKIGQHFRGVFDDHMRLLEWPGKADKRFAQKGEDGKSYNWILPSFFHLLESLCLQQRQFCVILRTFGVDLPSVLRSVHAALQGEHPHFPQLKQMPLTADLTPGKIRCSKRDIVLTHGPDRVSTRPKERNVYQYFSCMEGIGGFQDHFDWWARNNFTASGGKPFWVDPTDCNTQHIIVDDNIRLGESDTIVNSRVLLDKEKGKESRKALTSELYDICLVQTDLLRAIAHKDYFLDCIRLCEENYEQYLRSFQVE; the protein is encoded by the exons ATGGCAAATGTAAGTGGTCACGTGGTCACTAATGGAAGTGAAGAAGAGGATACGCAGGCAGGGGATGGCGGTATTCCGCCATGTTTTCCAGTTCCCTTACCGAAAAAGAGAAAGTTAATCCTTCACCTGGACCTGAATAACACCATCCTGGTATCGGACGCCGCCACAGGTCAGGGCCCCCGAGCCGCTCTGAATTCCTATCTGAGCACGGTTGTCTGGGGACGGATAGGTGACACTG GCGAGTGGCAATTGGTCAGCGACCAACCCTCCGTGAAACCTCCATGTGAAGACGCCACCAACTACTACACCTACTTTGGCCGTGACGGGAACTTTGTTGATGGTAAAATAGGACAGCACTTCCGAGGGGTCTTTGATGATCACATGAGGCTGCTGGAGTGGCCGGGGAAAGCCGATAAGCGGTTTGCACAAAAGGGTGAAGATGGGAAGAGCTATAACTGGATCCTCCCCTCCTTCTTCCACCTGCTGGAGAGTCTGTGCCTACAACAGAGACAGTTCTGCGTCATACTACGGACCTTTGGCGTCGATCTTCCTTCCGTGCTACGGTCCGTCCACGCCGCTTTACAGGGGGAACACCCGCACTTCCCGCAGCTGAAGCAAATGCCG CTGACTGCAGATCTCACTCCAGGAAAAATCCGCTGCAGCAAGCGTGACATTGTACTGACCCATGGGCCCGATCGTGTATCTACCAGACCTAAGGAGAGGAATGTCTACCAGTATTTCAGCTGCATGGAAGGGATTGGAGGCTTTCAGGACCACTTTGATTG GTGGGCAAGAAATAATTTTACAGCCTCTGGAGGGAAACCGTTCTGGGTTGACCCGACCGACTGTAACACCCAGCACATCATCGTAGATGACAACATCCGGCTAGGCGAAAGCGATACCATTGTAAACTCTCGG GTGCTTTTGGATAAGGAGAAGGGGAAGGAGTCCAGGAAGGCGCTGACCTCGGAGCTGTACGACATCTGCCTGGTGCAGACCGACCTCCTCAGGGCCATTGCACACAAGGATTATTTTCTAGATTGTATCAGACTCTGCGAGGAGAATTATGAACAATATCTCAGGAGCTTTCAGGTGGAATAG